In one Zobellia galactanivorans genomic region, the following are encoded:
- a CDS encoding DUF4295 domain-containing protein produces the protein MAKKTVASLQTSSKRLTKAIKMVKSAKSGSYTFVESVMTPEAVNEWLSKK, from the coding sequence ATGGCAAAGAAGACGGTAGCAAGTTTACAGACAAGTTCAAAAAGATTGACAAAAGCCATTAAAATGGTGAAATCGGCAAAAAGTGGTTCTTACACTTTTGTTGAATCCGTTATGACCCCAGAAGCGGTCAACGAATGGTTGTCTAAAAAGTAA
- the rpmG gene encoding 50S ribosomal protein L33, with product MAKKGNRIQVILECTEHKDSGMPGTSRYITTKNKKNTPERMEIKKFNPILKRMTIHKEIK from the coding sequence ATGGCAAAGAAAGGAAATAGAATACAGGTTATTTTGGAATGCACCGAACATAAAGATTCGGGCATGCCAGGTACTTCAAGGTATATCACTACCAAGAACAAAAAGAACACTCCCGAAAGAATGGAGATTAAAAAGTTCAATCCTATTTTAAAGAGGATGACAATCCATAAGGAGATTAAATAA
- the dgoD gene encoding galactonate dehydratase has translation MDDLRIEKIELFKVPPRWLFLKITTKSGIIGWGEPVVEGKAATVEACVNELSQYLIGRSANDIEDIWQTLYGGGFYRGGPILMSAISGIDQALWDIKGKHLGVPVYDLLGGAVRKKMKMYCWIGGDHPEVVLEQAREKVEQGYKAVKMNATGAFAWIDSLQKIKTVADNIRLLREEFGDTLDIGLDFHGRIHKGMVKRLIDELAPYNPMFIEEPVLSENKEAFDHIYPYTSIPIATGERMFSRWDFKELLHRGTVDIIQPDLSHAGGISEVRRIAAMAEAYDVALAPHCPLGPVALASCLHVDFNSINAVIQESSLGIHYNKGFDLLDYMDNPEVFDVKDGYIELLKKPGLGVEINEEKLREGQKIGHNWANPVWRNEDGSFAEW, from the coding sequence ATGGATGACTTGCGAATCGAAAAAATAGAACTTTTTAAAGTACCGCCACGTTGGCTTTTTCTCAAAATAACCACGAAAAGCGGAATCATAGGTTGGGGAGAGCCGGTTGTAGAAGGCAAGGCCGCTACGGTCGAAGCCTGTGTTAACGAATTGTCACAGTACCTTATCGGTCGTTCGGCCAATGATATAGAAGATATTTGGCAGACGCTTTATGGGGGTGGTTTCTACCGCGGCGGGCCTATTCTTATGAGCGCCATTTCAGGGATAGACCAAGCACTTTGGGATATAAAAGGCAAGCACCTTGGTGTTCCGGTATACGATCTTTTAGGGGGTGCGGTACGGAAGAAAATGAAAATGTACTGCTGGATAGGAGGGGATCATCCCGAAGTTGTTCTAGAGCAGGCAAGGGAAAAAGTAGAGCAAGGCTACAAAGCCGTAAAAATGAATGCTACGGGAGCCTTTGCATGGATCGATTCCTTACAGAAAATTAAGACTGTGGCCGATAATATCCGATTGCTTCGGGAGGAGTTTGGCGATACTTTGGATATTGGACTCGATTTTCACGGAAGAATACACAAAGGTATGGTCAAACGTCTGATCGACGAACTGGCGCCTTACAACCCTATGTTTATCGAGGAACCGGTGTTGAGCGAGAATAAGGAAGCCTTTGATCATATTTATCCGTATACCAGTATTCCAATAGCAACCGGCGAACGTATGTTTTCCCGTTGGGATTTTAAGGAACTTTTGCATAGGGGAACGGTAGATATCATTCAGCCCGATTTAAGCCATGCCGGGGGAATCTCGGAAGTGCGCAGAATCGCGGCCATGGCGGAAGCTTACGACGTAGCCTTGGCGCCACATTGCCCCTTGGGCCCAGTAGCGCTTGCCTCATGCCTACATGTTGATTTCAATTCCATAAATGCGGTAATCCAAGAAAGTAGTTTGGGTATTCATTACAACAAAGGTTTTGATCTGTTGGATTATATGGACAACCCCGAAGTGTTCGATGTAAAGGATGGCTATATAGAACTCCTGAAAAAACCGGGCCTTGGGGTAGAAATCAACGAAGAGAAGTTGAGGGAAGGCCAGAAAATTGGTCATAACTGGGCCAATCCTGTCTGGAGAAATGAAGACGGTAGTTTTGCCGAATGGTAA
- a CDS encoding GntP family permease, with translation MLYLVALICALTFIIMGIVRWKIHPFFVLLLAAIGYGFITGMGVEAIIDSVNNGFGSIMGKIGLIIFFGVAIGTVLEKSGGAMVIATRMIQLIGEKSIHLAMMLTGYLLSIPVFADSAFIIMNSLNKALSEKAKVSYAGTTAALALGLTATHVMVPPTPGPIAAAGILNAELGSVILWGLIVSSLSLVSCYFFATKIASKVYVPIRMEVAPDVVHRPKLSLSLLCIIVPIILIVLKSIFDYPELHMTGMAVYPVIAFLGTPVIALLIGVALSLLLPEKLDAQVYSATGWLGDSLRIAAPIILITGAGGIFGAMLQNSGFAELITESFSGMSIGLFFPFLLAACLKTTQGSSTVALITTASIVAPMMPALGLDETFMKTMTVLAIGAGSTVVSHANDSFFWVFTTLTGMDVKQGNQIQTVGTLVLGTSAMTLIFCISQLMG, from the coding sequence ATGCTTTATCTTGTAGCTTTAATTTGTGCCCTGACCTTTATAATCATGGGCATTGTCCGATGGAAAATCCATCCGTTTTTTGTGCTTTTACTGGCTGCCATTGGCTACGGATTCATCACCGGAATGGGCGTAGAGGCTATTATAGACTCCGTAAACAACGGTTTTGGTAGCATCATGGGCAAAATCGGACTTATTATTTTCTTTGGTGTGGCCATAGGCACCGTACTCGAAAAATCAGGAGGGGCTATGGTCATTGCTACGCGTATGATCCAGCTTATTGGCGAGAAATCCATTCACTTGGCCATGATGCTAACCGGCTATCTTCTTTCGATTCCCGTTTTTGCCGATAGTGCCTTTATTATTATGAATTCATTGAACAAGGCCCTTTCCGAAAAGGCCAAGGTTTCTTATGCCGGTACTACCGCGGCCTTGGCATTGGGCCTGACCGCCACCCACGTCATGGTACCGCCGACACCCGGACCAATTGCCGCGGCCGGTATTTTGAATGCGGAATTGGGGAGTGTTATATTATGGGGATTGATCGTTAGCTCCTTGTCTTTGGTCAGCTGCTATTTTTTTGCGACCAAAATAGCTTCCAAAGTATATGTGCCTATCCGGATGGAAGTTGCTCCCGATGTGGTACATCGACCCAAATTGTCGCTTTCCCTGTTGTGTATTATAGTACCGATTATTCTGATCGTTTTAAAATCGATTTTTGATTACCCCGAACTTCATATGACAGGCATGGCGGTATATCCGGTCATTGCTTTTTTGGGTACTCCTGTAATAGCATTGCTGATAGGGGTGGCTTTGTCTTTATTGCTTCCTGAGAAATTAGATGCCCAAGTCTATTCAGCAACAGGTTGGTTGGGCGATTCGTTGCGTATTGCGGCACCTATTATTTTAATTACGGGCGCAGGGGGCATTTTTGGTGCCATGCTTCAAAACTCGGGTTTCGCCGAGTTGATTACCGAAAGCTTTTCGGGTATGTCCATAGGTTTATTTTTTCCTTTTTTGTTGGCAGCTTGTTTGAAGACTACCCAAGGTTCCTCTACCGTGGCCTTGATAACAACGGCTTCCATTGTCGCACCTATGATGCCCGCCTTGGGCCTAGATGAAACTTTTATGAAAACGATGACGGTTTTGGCCATTGGGGCCGGTTCTACCGTAGTTTCACACGCCAACGATAGCTTCTTTTGGGTGTTTACCACATTAACGGGAATGGATGTCAAGCAAGGAAACCAGATACAGACGGTTGGGACCTTAGTATTAGGTACCTCGGCCATGACCTTGATATTCTGTATTTCACAACTCATGGGCTAG
- a CDS encoding fumarylacetoacetate hydrolase family protein: MKLICIGRNYAAHIAELANERPEEPVVFIKPDSAILPKEQDFYIPEFSNDVHYEVEVLVKINKVGKHINEKFAHKYYSEVGLGIDFTARDLQSKLKEKGLPWEKAKGFDGAAVIGEWLPKTDFEDLNRINFSLFKNGKEVQKGNTSLMLWKIDELVAYVSRFFMLKKGDIIFTGTPSGVGRIEANDYLSGVLEGHELFHLKVK, translated from the coding sequence ATGAAACTTATTTGTATAGGGAGGAACTATGCTGCGCACATTGCCGAATTGGCCAATGAACGCCCTGAAGAACCGGTGGTGTTTATCAAACCCGATTCCGCAATCCTGCCCAAAGAACAAGATTTTTATATCCCTGAATTCTCTAACGATGTCCATTACGAGGTTGAAGTATTGGTCAAGATCAACAAGGTGGGCAAGCATATCAATGAAAAGTTTGCGCATAAATATTATAGTGAAGTAGGCTTAGGTATTGATTTTACGGCTAGGGACCTGCAATCAAAACTGAAGGAAAAAGGCCTGCCGTGGGAAAAGGCAAAGGGGTTTGACGGAGCAGCCGTTATAGGTGAATGGCTTCCGAAAACCGATTTTGAAGATTTGAACCGTATAAATTTTTCGCTGTTCAAAAATGGTAAAGAAGTACAAAAGGGAAATACAAGTCTCATGCTCTGGAAGATAGATGAACTTGTGGCTTATGTTTCCCGGTTTTTTATGTTAAAAAAAGGCGATATAATTTTTACCGGAACGCCTTCCGGTGTTGGAAGAATTGAAGCAAATGATTACCTTTCGGGTGTTCTTGAAGGGCATGAGCTTTTTCATTTAAAAGTAAAATGA
- the rimO gene encoding 30S ribosomal protein S12 methylthiotransferase RimO → MRTKSQKQNKINVVTLGCSKNVYDSEVLMGQLRANEKEVVHEEEGNVVVINTCGFIANAKEESVNTILEYVQKKEAGEVDKVFVTGCLSERYKPDLQKEIPNVDEYFGTSELPNLLKALGADYKHELIGERLTTTPKNYAYLKIAEGCDRPCSFCAIPIMRGKHKSTPIEDLVTEAEKLAAKGVKELILIAQDLTYYGLDLYKKRNLAELLQALVKVEGIEWIRLHYAFPTGFPLDVLDVMKEEPKICNYLDIPLQHISDSILKSMRRGTTQAKTTKLLKEFRAAVPEMAIRTTLIVGYPGETEEDFQTLKEWVAEMRFERLGCFTYSHEENTHAYTLEDDVPEEVKQERANEIMELQSQISWELNQEKIGQTFRCIIDRKEGTYFVGRTEFDSPDVDNEVLIDASKYYLKQGEFANIKITDAADFDLYGEPV, encoded by the coding sequence ATGAGAACAAAATCGCAGAAGCAGAATAAAATCAATGTAGTTACTTTGGGATGCTCGAAAAACGTGTATGATTCCGAAGTGCTCATGGGGCAGTTGCGTGCCAACGAAAAGGAAGTGGTTCATGAGGAGGAAGGTAATGTTGTTGTAATAAATACTTGCGGCTTTATCGCCAATGCAAAAGAGGAAAGTGTCAATACGATTCTGGAATATGTTCAGAAGAAGGAGGCCGGTGAAGTAGATAAGGTATTCGTGACCGGATGCCTAAGTGAGCGCTATAAGCCCGATTTGCAAAAGGAAATTCCGAATGTAGACGAGTATTTCGGCACCAGTGAACTTCCTAATTTGTTGAAGGCCCTTGGCGCCGATTATAAGCACGAGCTTATAGGGGAGCGTTTGACGACCACACCAAAAAACTACGCCTATTTAAAAATTGCCGAAGGTTGTGATCGACCTTGTTCGTTCTGTGCCATTCCTATTATGAGGGGCAAGCATAAGAGTACGCCCATTGAAGACTTGGTGACCGAAGCTGAAAAGTTGGCCGCCAAGGGTGTCAAGGAACTGATTCTCATTGCGCAAGACTTGACCTATTACGGTCTTGACCTCTATAAAAAGCGCAACTTGGCCGAGCTATTGCAAGCTTTGGTAAAAGTTGAAGGTATTGAGTGGATCCGATTGCATTATGCCTTCCCGACGGGCTTTCCTTTAGATGTTCTTGACGTAATGAAGGAAGAACCTAAGATCTGTAATTACTTGGATATTCCCCTGCAGCATATTTCAGATTCCATCCTAAAAAGTATGCGTCGCGGTACAACACAGGCCAAAACGACAAAGTTGCTAAAAGAATTTAGGGCGGCGGTACCTGAAATGGCCATTCGTACCACTTTGATCGTGGGTTACCCTGGGGAAACCGAAGAAGATTTCCAAACCCTAAAAGAATGGGTGGCCGAAATGCGCTTCGAGCGATTGGGCTGCTTTACCTATAGCCATGAAGAGAATACCCACGCCTATACCTTAGAAGATGATGTTCCCGAGGAGGTCAAGCAAGAAAGGGCTAACGAGATCATGGAGCTGCAATCACAAATTTCATGGGAGTTGAACCAAGAAAAAATCGGACAGACCTTCCGTTGTATTATTGACCGCAAAGAAGGAACGTACTTTGTCGGACGAACGGAATTCGATTCCCCCGATGTTGATAACGAAGTCCTCATTGATGCTTCAAAATACTATCTGAAACAGGGAGAGTTTGCAAATATAAAAATAACCGATGCCGCAGATTTCGATCTTTACGGCGAGCCGGTATAA
- a CDS encoding serine hydrolase domain-containing protein yields the protein MKYITNSVLSFLLLFLFSCSYDKVESEVEIDPVPQGMYFPAISSTTWDTLTPAQLAWNETEIESLYEYLDVNRTKGFMVLKDGRIVLEKYFNGHTADSQWTWFSAAKSLTATITGIAQEEGLLHITDKTSDYLGTNWTSLPIEKENLITVQHHLSMTTGLTDHVGDYIPWVCTTPSCLEYTADAGTRWAYHQGGFIVLQNILTQSTGMDFQNYGKTKLEDRIGMRGNWTKALGLNLYNSTTRSMARFGLLALNKGSWDGSSIVSKTYFDQMTDTSQELNKSYGYLWWLNGKQSYMGTTSQEVVSSELIPNAPSDLFAALGANDQKIYVVPSQGLVIVRCGESAGENQLGLSSFDNELWAKLNAVIP from the coding sequence ATGAAATATATCACCAACTCTGTATTAAGCTTCCTTTTACTGTTTCTTTTTAGTTGTTCCTACGACAAGGTAGAATCCGAAGTCGAAATCGACCCAGTTCCACAGGGCATGTATTTCCCAGCCATTTCAAGTACCACTTGGGATACACTCACCCCTGCCCAACTCGCTTGGAACGAAACGGAAATAGAAAGTCTATATGAGTATTTAGACGTAAACCGGACCAAGGGTTTTATGGTTTTGAAAGACGGCCGTATCGTTCTTGAAAAATACTTCAATGGCCATACGGCCGATAGCCAATGGACCTGGTTCTCCGCCGCCAAGAGCCTAACGGCGACCATCACCGGTATTGCACAAGAGGAAGGCCTGCTCCATATTACCGACAAAACCTCCGATTATCTCGGAACGAATTGGACTTCACTACCTATAGAAAAGGAAAACCTGATTACCGTACAGCACCATTTAAGCATGACCACTGGCTTGACCGACCATGTGGGCGACTACATACCGTGGGTCTGTACCACCCCAAGTTGTTTGGAGTATACTGCAGATGCCGGCACCCGTTGGGCCTACCATCAGGGCGGTTTTATCGTTCTTCAAAATATTCTGACCCAAAGTACGGGAATGGACTTTCAGAACTATGGAAAAACCAAACTTGAAGACCGTATCGGAATGCGGGGAAATTGGACCAAAGCCCTAGGCTTGAACCTATACAACAGTACCACCCGAAGCATGGCACGCTTCGGACTACTCGCCCTGAACAAAGGGAGTTGGGACGGGAGTTCGATCGTAAGCAAAACCTACTTCGACCAAATGACCGATACCTCCCAAGAACTGAATAAAAGCTATGGCTATTTGTGGTGGTTAAACGGAAAACAAAGTTATATGGGTACGACCTCCCAAGAAGTGGTATCGAGCGAACTGATACCCAATGCCCCCTCCGACCTATTTGCGGCCCTAGGTGCCAACGACCAGAAAATCTACGTCGTTCCCAGCCAAGGTCTGGTTATTGTTAGGTGCGGCGAAAGTGCTGGGGAAAACCAATTAGGACTCTCAAGCTTCGATAATGAACTGTGGGCTAAATTAAACGCCGTTATACCTTAA
- a CDS encoding 3'-5' exonuclease has product MELNLTRPICFFDLETTGTNVAKDRIVEISVLKVYPNGNKESKTWLVNPEMQIPDEVVAIHGISNEKVANEPTFKELSKTIYAMIKDCDLGGFNSDRFDIPLLAEEMLRAEIDFDMKSMVSIDVQTIFHKMEKRTLAAAYKFYCGKDLTDAHSAEADTQATYEVLLSQLDRYPELENNVKKLAEFSTHRQFADFAGFLGYDEDGVEVFAFGKHKGRRVLDVLEKEPGYFGWILNADFPLYTKKVLTQIKLSQLNNKLG; this is encoded by the coding sequence ATGGAGCTTAATCTTACGCGTCCCATTTGTTTTTTTGATTTGGAAACTACGGGTACCAATGTTGCCAAAGACCGAATTGTAGAAATATCTGTGTTGAAAGTATACCCTAACGGGAATAAGGAAAGCAAGACTTGGTTGGTAAACCCTGAAATGCAAATACCGGACGAGGTCGTCGCCATACACGGTATTTCAAATGAAAAGGTGGCCAATGAGCCTACTTTTAAGGAGTTGTCCAAGACCATTTACGCGATGATAAAGGACTGTGATTTGGGCGGATTCAATTCTGATCGTTTCGACATTCCCTTATTGGCGGAAGAAATGCTTCGGGCCGAAATCGACTTCGATATGAAAAGTATGGTCTCGATAGATGTGCAGACTATTTTCCATAAGATGGAAAAGCGTACTCTTGCCGCGGCCTATAAATTCTATTGCGGGAAGGATTTGACCGATGCGCATAGTGCGGAGGCCGATACCCAGGCTACCTATGAGGTGCTTTTGTCGCAGCTAGATCGATACCCCGAGCTTGAGAACAACGTAAAAAAATTAGCTGAATTTTCCACGCATCGGCAGTTTGCCGACTTTGCCGGCTTTTTGGGCTATGATGAAGATGGTGTTGAGGTGTTTGCCTTTGGTAAGCATAAGGGTAGGAGGGTGTTGGATGTTCTTGAAAAAGAGCCGGGCTATTTCGGGTGGATTCTTAATGCCGACTTTCCCCTGTATACCAAAAAGGTATTAACGCAGATCAAATTGAGCCAACTGAACAATAAACTAGGGTAA
- a CDS encoding competence/damage-inducible protein A, with translation MFAEIITIGDEILIGQIVDTNSAFISKELNKIGVSVYQITSVQDDREHILQALEEAKGRAQVVIMTGGLGPTKDDITKHTLCEFFNDTLEEDAGVLAHVEELFEKYISSTPISDMNRMQALVPSKATVLHNALGTAPGMWFKDEGVAFVSLPGVPYEMENLIVNQVIPKIIKDFERPYILHKTIVTYGLGESAIAERLEQWEDHLPPFVKLAYLPNLGKVRLRLSAKGPDKQVLVDAVEKEAQKLPALIGDIMYGTEDEETLEELVAKTLTGKGLTLATAESFTGGKIAGQLTALPGASAYFKGSVVSYATETKINVLKVPKDVVDRYSVVSAEVAEAMAKNVRSLLKTDYAIATTGNAGPTKGDSDAEVGTVFLAIATPTGVHAQKFNMGNHRNRIVEKSVNKALELLQKEISKI, from the coding sequence ATGTTTGCCGAAATCATTACCATTGGCGACGAAATCCTAATCGGTCAGATTGTCGATACCAATTCAGCCTTTATTTCTAAGGAGCTGAATAAAATCGGGGTCTCGGTATATCAGATTACTTCGGTTCAAGACGATAGGGAACATATTCTTCAGGCTCTTGAAGAGGCCAAGGGTAGGGCTCAGGTGGTTATCATGACCGGAGGGCTCGGGCCGACCAAAGATGATATTACCAAGCACACCCTTTGTGAGTTTTTTAATGATACCTTGGAGGAAGACGCGGGTGTGCTAGCCCACGTGGAAGAACTTTTTGAAAAGTATATTTCATCTACTCCTATATCCGATATGAACAGGATGCAGGCCTTGGTGCCTTCTAAGGCGACCGTGCTTCACAATGCGCTCGGTACGGCACCGGGAATGTGGTTTAAGGATGAAGGTGTGGCCTTTGTTTCCTTGCCGGGGGTACCCTATGAAATGGAGAATTTGATAGTAAATCAGGTCATTCCTAAAATCATTAAGGATTTTGAGCGCCCATACATCCTGCATAAGACCATAGTAACTTATGGCTTGGGAGAAAGTGCCATTGCCGAGAGATTGGAGCAGTGGGAAGACCATCTTCCCCCCTTTGTCAAACTGGCCTATCTGCCCAATTTGGGGAAAGTCAGGTTGCGCTTAAGTGCTAAAGGGCCAGATAAACAGGTCTTGGTCGATGCGGTAGAGAAGGAGGCTCAAAAACTGCCGGCACTCATAGGCGACATCATGTATGGAACCGAAGACGAGGAAACCTTGGAAGAATTGGTGGCCAAGACCTTAACGGGCAAAGGCCTGACCTTGGCTACGGCGGAAAGCTTCACCGGAGGAAAGATCGCAGGGCAACTGACGGCCTTGCCGGGGGCTTCAGCCTACTTTAAGGGCAGTGTCGTGAGTTATGCCACGGAAACAAAAATAAACGTTCTGAAGGTGCCCAAGGATGTAGTGGATAGATATTCCGTGGTCAGTGCCGAGGTGGCCGAGGCCATGGCCAAAAACGTAAGAAGTTTGTTAAAAACCGATTATGCCATAGCAACCACAGGTAACGCCGGCCCGACAAAAGGGGATTCGGATGCCGAGGTCGGAACGGTCTTTTTGGCCATTGCAACACCGACAGGTGTTCACGCCCAAAAATTCAATATGGGCAACCATAGAAATCGTATTGTGGAGAAGTCGGTAAACAAGGCTTTAGAGCTGTTACAAAAAGAAATTTCAAAAATCTGA
- a CDS encoding Hpt domain-containing protein produces the protein MIYNLDKINEMAEGDEDFINSVISVFLEEVPQDLEDLEIALNDQNHDQVYKLAHKIKPNVDLLGMEQTRAAALQIETLGKAGANISEIQEVFPLLKKDIHQVVSELKKDFSI, from the coding sequence ATGATTTACAATCTTGATAAAATCAATGAGATGGCTGAAGGGGATGAGGATTTCATCAACTCTGTAATTTCAGTATTTTTAGAAGAAGTGCCACAAGATCTAGAGGATCTTGAGATTGCACTGAACGATCAAAACCATGACCAAGTATATAAATTGGCCCATAAAATTAAGCCTAATGTGGATCTTTTGGGGATGGAGCAGACCCGTGCCGCTGCATTGCAAATAGAGACCTTAGGTAAGGCCGGGGCAAATATTTCGGAGATACAGGAGGTCTTTCCCTTGCTAAAAAAAGATATACACCAAGTCGTATCGGAGTTGAAGAAAGATTTTAGTATTTGA
- the rpmB gene encoding 50S ribosomal protein L28, producing MSKVCEITGKRAMFGNNVSFSINKTRRRFNVNLSKKRFYIPEEDRWVTLKVSAKALKIINKRGISAVLKEAKAEGLVK from the coding sequence ATGTCAAAAGTTTGTGAAATTACGGGAAAGAGAGCGATGTTCGGTAACAATGTATCGTTCTCTATCAATAAGACCAGAAGAAGGTTTAATGTCAATCTTTCTAAGAAACGTTTTTATATTCCCGAAGAAGACCGATGGGTAACTTTGAAGGTTTCAGCAAAAGCGTTGAAAATTATCAACAAAAGGGGTATTTCTGCGGTTTTGAAAGAAGCGAAGGCAGAAGGATTGGTAAAATAA
- the ftsY gene encoding signal recognition particle-docking protein FtsY has product MSLFKNIFSSKKKESLDKGLEKSKTSFLSKLSKAVAGKSKVDDDVLDNLEEVLVSSDVGVTTTLKIIDRIEARVAKDKYMGTDELNTILREEISGLLSETNLGNQTEFSVPQDKRPYVIMVVGVNGVGKTTTIGKLAYQFKKQGLKVVLGAADTFRAAAIDQLQVWADRVDVPIVKQKMGSDPASVAFDTLSSAVKQDADVVIIDTAGRLHNKVNLMNELTKVKRVMQKVVDNTPHDVLLVLDGSTGQNAFEQAKQFTKATEVTSLAVTKLDGTAKGGVVIGISDQFQIPVKYIGVGEGIEDLQVFNKHEFVDSFFKV; this is encoded by the coding sequence ATGAGTTTGTTCAAGAATATATTTTCTTCAAAGAAAAAGGAAAGCCTTGACAAGGGCTTGGAGAAATCTAAAACTTCCTTTCTCTCTAAGCTTAGCAAAGCGGTTGCCGGTAAGTCTAAAGTAGATGACGATGTACTCGATAACCTAGAGGAAGTTCTTGTTTCTTCCGATGTCGGGGTTACCACGACCTTAAAAATTATTGACCGCATCGAGGCTCGTGTCGCCAAGGATAAGTATATGGGTACCGACGAGCTCAATACTATTCTTCGCGAAGAAATATCCGGTCTTCTTTCCGAGACCAATTTGGGGAACCAAACCGAATTTTCAGTACCACAAGATAAAAGGCCCTATGTCATTATGGTGGTAGGTGTAAACGGCGTGGGGAAGACCACGACCATTGGTAAGTTGGCCTATCAGTTTAAGAAGCAGGGCTTAAAAGTGGTTTTAGGTGCAGCCGATACCTTCCGTGCTGCGGCCATCGATCAATTACAGGTGTGGGCCGATCGTGTTGACGTTCCCATCGTAAAACAAAAAATGGGCAGTGATCCGGCTTCTGTCGCTTTCGATACCTTGAGTTCGGCCGTCAAGCAAGATGCCGATGTCGTGATTATCGATACGGCAGGACGACTTCATAATAAGGTGAACTTGATGAACGAGTTGACGAAGGTCAAACGGGTAATGCAAAAAGTGGTCGATAATACACCCCATGACGTTTTGTTGGTGCTCGATGGTTCAACCGGGCAGAATGCTTTCGAGCAGGCCAAACAATTCACCAAGGCCACTGAAGTAACCTCGTTGGCGGTTACCAAATTAGACGGTACCGCAAAAGGCGGTGTGGTCATCGGTATCTCCGATCAATTTCAAATTCCCGTCAAGTATATTGGCGTCGGAGAGGGAATTGAAGACCTGCAGGTGTTCAACAAGCATGAATTTGTAGACTCCTTCTTTAAGGTATAA